A region of Candidatus Omnitrophota bacterium DNA encodes the following proteins:
- a CDS encoding DUF1080 domain-containing protein, whose translation MIRFFLIIRVWVTAIVSLFVMNVCQAVELNLPQAVRNTLDRELDNYRVRSAVETTYEGKKAYLIAAQGRTERRLRISIGENGDLLKKVYECQFSVVDHRLMREEIPFRIASIYTAKAGDPQTAPKTFIESISKISYGGGNILAFDLYGLNPDGNSFSKEADAFYQKMIDRLLYMKLNGFCRVFGAAATKDPAIRLHTVRTVADYFKKENQFIFWIDGPDAASLAKEFKKIAPGLVVAAPGGDMEVVDAYPKEAPEKPVIVIGPTPSQKPENIHFLLKDTSEDLNTFDQWNADLEEYKPWQPDNSHLSEQERQDGFVSLFDGATTKGWLPLSKGRRGFIAKDGLLQRTPGGGSMRTVERYDNFILRLEYRIVKNGNSGVQVHCPRTNRASKVGFEVQIMGDYGDKPNKNSTGSIYYEIPPQVNANKPSGDWNSMEITCNGPRVKVILNGQTAQDLNFDDYDELKYRLRDGFIILTDHGADVAYRNIRLKRL comes from the coding sequence ATGATAAGATTCTTTTTAATTATTCGAGTATGGGTAACTGCCATTGTAAGTCTATTCGTTATGAACGTTTGCCAGGCGGTGGAATTGAACCTTCCTCAAGCGGTTCGCAATACTCTTGATCGGGAATTGGACAATTACCGAGTACGCAGCGCCGTGGAAACAACTTACGAAGGGAAAAAGGCTTACTTGATTGCCGCTCAAGGCCGCACGGAGCGCCGGTTAAGAATATCCATTGGAGAAAACGGGGATTTATTGAAAAAGGTCTACGAATGCCAGTTCAGCGTTGTCGACCATCGCTTGATGCGGGAAGAAATCCCTTTCCGCATCGCGTCCATCTATACTGCCAAAGCGGGCGATCCCCAAACAGCGCCCAAAACATTTATCGAATCCATCAGCAAAATATCTTATGGCGGCGGGAATATTCTTGCATTCGATCTATACGGCTTGAATCCGGACGGGAATAGTTTTTCTAAAGAAGCCGACGCTTTCTATCAAAAAATGATCGACCGGCTGCTCTATATGAAACTCAACGGCTTTTGCCGAGTATTCGGCGCCGCCGCTACCAAAGATCCCGCGATTCGTTTACATACAGTCCGAACCGTAGCGGATTATTTCAAAAAAGAAAATCAGTTTATCTTTTGGATCGACGGACCGGATGCGGCTTCGCTGGCCAAGGAATTCAAGAAAATCGCGCCGGGCTTAGTCGTAGCCGCTCCGGGAGGGGATATGGAAGTAGTTGACGCCTATCCAAAAGAAGCGCCGGAAAAACCGGTTATCGTCATCGGGCCGACGCCTTCCCAGAAGCCGGAAAACATCCATTTCCTATTAAAAGATACGTCGGAAGACCTTAATACTTTCGATCAGTGGAACGCCGATCTCGAAGAATATAAGCCCTGGCAACCCGACAATTCCCATTTAAGCGAACAAGAACGCCAAGATGGATTCGTTTCGCTCTTCGACGGCGCAACGACGAAAGGCTGGCTGCCGTTATCCAAAGGAAGGCGCGGCTTCATCGCCAAAGATGGCCTTTTGCAAAGAACGCCGGGCGGCGGATCGATGAGAACCGTCGAACGATACGACAACTTTATCCTGCGCTTGGAGTATCGAATCGTAAAGAATGGAAACAGCGGCGTTCAAGTGCATTGCCCGCGCACCAACCGCGCATCCAAAGTAGGTTTCGAAGTGCAAATCATGGGAGATTATGGGGATAAACCTAATAAAAACAGCACCGGTTCCATCTATTATGAAATCCCGCCCCAAGTCAACGCCAATAAGCCCTCCGGCGATTGGAACTCGATGGAAATTACTTGCAACGGCCCGCGCGTCAAAGTCATCCTAAATGGACAAACGGCGCAGGACCTCAATTTTGACGATTACGATGAATTGAAATACCGCCTGCGCGACGGCTTCATCATTCTGACGGATCACGGCGCTGACGTTGCTTACCGTAATATCCGCCTTAAAAGACTATAA
- a CDS encoding DUF4097 family beta strand repeat-containing protein — protein sequence MKTNYRWIMMAAFAVCCLLAYGCDFNFPQEEYVEEEDFTVDATGAAALDSDTTNGAIVLTGVDSNQVKVHSRKVVRAWTKEEAENFAPKVKIHVEREGDVVKVYSEQPKTTFKINVSVHFTIEAPKSLMADLHSTNGKVAVSNMTNGVKAHTTNGGIELENVDGRIEAGSTNGGLKAVIGELKEEGEFSTTNGGVNVTISKGVAPIRVSSTNGGLTVKALGGVASLKASTTNGGVNVTLPPDFNGQLDASTWNGRVSCDFPIDGKVTKKSIYGKVGSGGDAKVNISSTNGSVSIKKENPA from the coding sequence ATGAAAACAAATTATCGATGGATCATGATGGCGGCCTTCGCGGTTTGTTGCCTATTGGCCTATGGATGCGATTTTAATTTTCCGCAAGAGGAGTACGTGGAAGAAGAAGATTTTACCGTAGACGCCACTGGAGCCGCCGCGCTCGATTCGGACACGACGAATGGCGCCATTGTTCTTACCGGCGTCGACTCGAATCAAGTCAAAGTCCATTCGCGTAAAGTCGTCCGTGCCTGGACGAAAGAGGAAGCGGAGAATTTCGCTCCGAAAGTGAAAATTCACGTCGAGCGCGAAGGCGATGTCGTTAAGGTATACAGCGAACAACCTAAAACCACTTTCAAAATCAACGTCTCCGTCCATTTCACCATCGAAGCCCCCAAATCGCTGATGGCGGATCTTCACTCCACCAATGGCAAAGTGGCGGTCTCGAATATGACCAATGGCGTCAAAGCGCATACTACGAACGGAGGCATCGAACTGGAAAACGTCGATGGCCGGATCGAAGCGGGATCGACCAATGGCGGCTTGAAAGCAGTCATCGGCGAGTTGAAGGAAGAAGGCGAATTCTCCACTACCAATGGCGGCGTCAATGTTACTATATCCAAAGGCGTTGCGCCCATTCGCGTCTCCAGCACCAACGGCGGCCTCACTGTCAAAGCGCTGGGAGGCGTTGCGTCGCTGAAAGCGTCCACGACCAACGGCGGCGTCAATGTTACTCTGCCGCCTGATTTCAACGGCCAGTTGGACGCCTCTACCTGGAACGGCCGCGTCAGTTGCGATTTCCCCATCGATGGCAAAGTAACCAAGAAAAGCATTTATGGAAAAGTAGGTTCCGGCGGCGACGCCAAAGTCAACATCAGTTCCACGAACGGCAGCGTCAGCATTAAGAAAGAGAATCCAGCGTGA
- the rlmN gene encoding 23S rRNA (adenine(2503)-C(2))-methyltransferase RlmN, with the protein MTIEPKSPIEADRPSIFDYPMPALREWLGQHGHPSYAAAQLYQWLYRKRARNFGEMTNLSKSLRGELEAHFALQIPEIASRQEDQADGAVKALFRLPDGEGVETVVMPYYSEKIQTQPRTGKVNKREPSESEEYTICLSTQAGCQFGCRFCASGRSGWKRNLTAGEIVAQVLAFLWEGKNITHAVFMGTGEPLHNLNALRDAIDILCAKEGLGLSSRRLTVSTVGLVPEIYRIALEDWKVKLAASLHATTDESREKLMPLARAYQIDQLMDALRFYQRRNGRRISLEYLLIDGVNDRPKDAERMKKLMEGLLCHVNIIPCNKVGEFPYRPPSHDKIQTFKKLLLQYHIDATVRYSRGRNIDAACGQLRLRHE; encoded by the coding sequence ATGACCATCGAACCAAAATCCCCTATTGAAGCGGATCGCCCTTCCATTTTCGATTATCCCATGCCCGCCCTGCGCGAATGGCTAGGTCAGCATGGACATCCGTCTTACGCCGCCGCGCAACTCTACCAATGGCTTTATCGAAAACGAGCGAGAAATTTCGGGGAAATGACGAATCTATCCAAATCTCTGCGAGGGGAGTTGGAAGCGCATTTCGCCTTGCAAATCCCGGAAATCGCCTCGCGCCAGGAAGATCAGGCCGACGGCGCCGTTAAAGCGTTGTTTCGGCTTCCCGACGGCGAGGGCGTAGAAACCGTAGTCATGCCCTATTACTCCGAAAAAATCCAAACTCAACCGCGAACGGGAAAAGTAAATAAGCGGGAGCCGTCCGAATCCGAAGAATATACGATCTGCCTCTCTACCCAGGCCGGATGCCAATTCGGCTGCCGCTTTTGCGCTTCCGGGCGCTCCGGTTGGAAGCGCAATCTTACCGCTGGCGAGATCGTGGCCCAAGTCCTCGCGTTTCTTTGGGAAGGCAAAAACATCACTCATGCTGTTTTCATGGGGACGGGCGAACCCTTGCACAACCTGAACGCTCTGCGCGATGCGATCGATATTCTTTGCGCCAAGGAGGGATTGGGTTTATCCTCTCGACGCCTGACGGTTTCCACCGTGGGTCTCGTGCCGGAAATCTACCGGATCGCCTTGGAAGATTGGAAAGTCAAACTGGCGGCTTCGCTTCATGCTACTACGGACGAGAGCCGTGAAAAATTAATGCCCCTGGCGCGAGCTTACCAAATCGATCAGCTCATGGACGCTCTGCGTTTTTACCAGCGCCGGAACGGCAGGAGAATCAGCCTCGAATACTTATTGATCGACGGCGTCAACGACCGGCCTAAAGACGCCGAACGGATGAAAAAACTCATGGAAGGCCTCCTTTGCCACGTCAATATTATTCCTTGCAACAAAGTCGGCGAATTTCCCTATCGTCCACCCTCGCATGACAAAATCCAAACCTTCAAAAAACTATTGCTGCAATATCATATCGACGCCACCGTTCGCTACAGCCGCGGCCGCAACATTGACGCCGCCTGCGGTCAGCTTCGTTTGCGCCATGAATGA
- the galU gene encoding UTP--glucose-1-phosphate uridylyltransferase GalU, with the protein MTRSGSDLNLGEVRKAVIPAAGLGTRFLPATKVQPKEMLPLIDTPTIQYVIEEVVESGITDILIITGKGKRAIEDHFDRSFELENALASSGHNELHKSISDLSMMVNIHYIRQKGCKGLGDAVYYAKQHVAGEPFVVLLGDTIVASKVPCTRQLMNFYRKWRCPVIGVERVPREKVINYGIIAGRDVDERTSIVHDLVEKPEVEKSPSTLAVGGRYILTYDIFEYIERTPPGKNGEIQLTDALRLMAQDQSIYAYEFEGKRHDIGNRLDYLKTTVEFALKRNDLAKDFAAYLREELPALLHEAEKEHPAPKVKKG; encoded by the coding sequence ATGACGAGAAGCGGTTCGGATTTGAATTTAGGAGAAGTGAGAAAAGCGGTTATTCCGGCGGCGGGACTAGGAACGCGATTTTTGCCCGCCACCAAAGTGCAACCGAAGGAAATGCTGCCCCTGATCGATACGCCCACGATTCAATACGTGATCGAAGAGGTGGTGGAATCGGGGATTACGGATATTTTGATTATTACAGGCAAGGGCAAGCGGGCCATCGAGGATCATTTCGACCGGTCTTTCGAATTGGAAAACGCCCTGGCCTCTTCCGGCCATAACGAACTGCATAAAAGCATCAGCGATTTATCGATGATGGTGAATATCCACTATATCCGGCAGAAGGGCTGCAAGGGATTGGGCGACGCCGTTTACTACGCCAAACAGCATGTGGCGGGCGAGCCGTTCGTGGTGCTGCTTGGAGATACGATCGTAGCGTCGAAGGTTCCCTGCACGCGGCAGCTGATGAATTTCTACCGCAAATGGCGCTGCCCCGTCATCGGCGTAGAGCGCGTTCCCCGCGAAAAGGTTATCAATTACGGCATCATCGCGGGCAGGGATGTGGACGAACGCACGAGCATCGTTCACGATCTCGTGGAAAAGCCAGAAGTGGAAAAATCGCCATCCACCTTGGCAGTGGGAGGGCGGTATATCCTAACCTATGACATCTTCGAATACATCGAACGGACGCCGCCGGGCAAGAACGGCGAGATTCAACTAACCGACGCCCTGCGCTTGATGGCGCAAGATCAATCCATCTACGCCTACGAATTCGAGGGCAAACGCCACGACATCGGCAACCGCCTGGACTACCTCAAAACCACAGTCGAATTCGCCCTCAAGCGCAATGACCTGGCCAAAGATTTCGCCGCCTACCTGCGCGAAGAACTCCCCGCGCTGCTGCACGAAGCGGAGAAGGAGCATCCCGCGCCGAAAGTGAAAAAGGGGTGA
- a CDS encoding cache domain-containing protein, translating to MTIRSRLTIGFIVVILVANSFLSLVTALHVGNVLIKEVQKRVRLDLNSARRVYNDHVEKIERVLRTAYVRHLWDEPPLDQVKSHLDAAFQTLGQETPLAVMTFVDPQGRVLYRAHNPEASGDDLSSNPLIAKAIRLGEPVRGTLVVSHDDLVREGVDLSRRAMIPIHDTPAARPSGKTLESDGMMIAAALPIRRRDSNGELLGVLYGANLLNQWFEIVDVIKDEVFQDETYEGKNIGMATIFLGDLRISTNVPASDGSRAVGTRLSAEVYDRVLMKGEIWDKRAFVVNDWYITAYEPIRDPGEHIIGALYVGLLEKPFKRSYILIVAVFLITVTLTTVLSLFLLDWVTKRILKPIGRITVMAKQVIEGNLTARVGIRPPGEMGRLCREIDLMADAVYQREELLKQTTRRQIGQSEKLASVGRLAAGIAHEINNPLTGVLTFAHLLHQKVNMSEEDKQDLEVIIRETTRVREIVRGLLDFARESPSTREPLDVSAVIQQTFKLVRSQKEFRKINIVENLDETLPLATGDKNQLQQVFLNLALNACEAMPEGGELKVSTFLREDGRIAAVFADSGHGIPPDCLEKIFDPFFTTKPVGKGTGLGLSVSYGIIQNHGGTIDVRSEPGEGAVFTILLPVNSGDANSKPEGDAAS from the coding sequence ATGACCATCCGGTCTCGTTTGACCATCGGTTTTATCGTCGTCATCCTCGTCGCCAATTCCTTTTTGTCGCTGGTAACCGCTCTTCATGTCGGAAACGTATTGATAAAAGAAGTCCAGAAGCGCGTCCGTCTCGATCTTAATTCCGCCCGCCGGGTTTACAACGATCACGTCGAGAAAATCGAGCGCGTCCTGCGCACCGCTTACGTGCGCCATCTTTGGGATGAGCCGCCCTTGGATCAAGTAAAAAGCCACCTGGACGCCGCCTTCCAAACCTTAGGCCAAGAGACGCCTCTGGCCGTTATGACGTTCGTCGATCCTCAAGGGCGAGTTCTCTATCGCGCTCATAATCCAGAGGCTAGCGGCGACGATCTCTCCTCCAATCCCCTCATTGCCAAAGCGATTAGGCTGGGCGAACCCGTTAGAGGAACGCTCGTGGTTTCCCATGACGATCTGGTGCGAGAAGGAGTGGATTTATCCCGGCGCGCCATGATTCCGATTCACGATACGCCGGCGGCCCGTCCTTCCGGCAAAACGCTGGAATCGGACGGTATGATGATTGCCGCCGCCTTGCCAATCCGCCGCCGCGATTCCAACGGTGAGTTATTGGGCGTCTTGTACGGCGCCAATTTGCTCAACCAGTGGTTCGAGATTGTCGATGTCATCAAGGACGAAGTTTTTCAGGACGAGACTTACGAGGGAAAAAACATCGGCATGGCCACCATTTTCCTAGGCGACCTGCGCATCTCCACCAACGTCCCCGCCAGCGACGGCTCCCGCGCCGTCGGCACCCGCTTGAGCGCCGAGGTTTACGACCGCGTTCTTATGAAAGGCGAAATCTGGGACAAGCGCGCCTTCGTAGTCAACGATTGGTACATCACCGCCTATGAACCCATCCGCGATCCCGGCGAACACATCATCGGCGCGCTCTACGTCGGCCTTTTGGAAAAGCCATTCAAACGATCCTATATTCTTATCGTCGCCGTTTTTCTGATTACGGTAACGCTCACAACCGTCTTGAGCCTTTTTCTTCTCGATTGGGTAACCAAGCGGATTCTCAAACCTATCGGACGCATCACCGTTATGGCCAAACAAGTCATCGAAGGCAATCTCACCGCCCGCGTCGGCATCCGCCCTCCCGGCGAAATGGGCCGGCTCTGCCGGGAAATCGACCTAATGGCCGACGCCGTCTATCAACGCGAAGAGTTGCTCAAACAAACCACGCGCCGCCAAATCGGCCAGAGCGAAAAACTGGCTTCCGTAGGCCGCCTCGCCGCCGGCATCGCCCATGAAATCAACAATCCCCTCACCGGCGTTCTTACTTTCGCGCATCTGCTGCATCAAAAAGTAAACATGAGCGAAGAAGACAAGCAGGACTTGGAGGTTATCATCCGCGAGACTACCCGCGTCCGCGAAATCGTCCGCGGACTGCTCGATTTCGCCCGCGAGTCTCCCTCCACCCGCGAGCCGCTTGACGTTAGCGCCGTTATTCAACAGACCTTCAAACTCGTCCGCAGCCAAAAGGAATTTCGGAAAATCAACATCGTTGAAAACCTGGACGAAACCTTGCCTTTGGCGACAGGCGATAAAAATCAGTTGCAGCAAGTCTTTCTCAATCTTGCCCTCAACGCTTGCGAAGCCATGCCTGAAGGCGGCGAATTGAAAGTATCTACGTTCCTTCGGGAAGATGGGCGCATCGCCGCCGTTTTCGCCGATTCCGGGCACGGCATACCGCCCGATTGTTTAGAAAAAATCTTCGATCCCTTCTTCACCACTAAGCCCGTCGGCAAAGGCACCGGTCTTGGCTTAAGCGTCAGTTACGGCATCATTCAAAATCACGGCGGAACCATCGACGTACGCAGCGAGCCGGGCGAGGGCGCCGTCTTCACCATCCTTCTCCCCGTAAATAGCGGCGATGCGAATAGCAAACCGGAAGGAGATGCGGCCTCATGA
- the cysE gene encoding serine O-acetyltransferase, translated as MFGPIKIIVEDFRSCMENDPAARGFWGAVEVIFTYAGFHAIIAHRIAHFLHAKLHLPFIPRALSQFSRFMTGIEIHPGAQIGKGFFIDHGMGVVIGETAIVGDGCVLFQGVTLGGTGKETGKRHPTLGNNVMVSAGAKVLGNITLGDNVKIGAQSVVLKDVPANCTVVGVPGRIVIREGQKVTRGVDLDQVNLPDPIMERLEALHQEILDVHQEIHKYHKEEIEKTVADARE; from the coding sequence ATGTTTGGCCCTATTAAAATTATTGTAGAAGATTTTCGTTCTTGCATGGAGAACGATCCAGCCGCCCGCGGATTCTGGGGCGCGGTGGAAGTGATTTTTACCTATGCGGGCTTTCACGCCATTATCGCGCATCGCATCGCGCATTTTCTACATGCGAAACTGCATCTGCCATTCATCCCCCGCGCCTTATCCCAATTCAGCCGCTTCATGACCGGCATCGAGATTCATCCCGGCGCCCAAATCGGCAAAGGATTCTTCATCGATCATGGCATGGGCGTCGTTATTGGGGAAACCGCCATCGTGGGGGATGGCTGCGTACTTTTCCAAGGCGTTACGCTCGGCGGAACCGGAAAGGAGACCGGCAAACGCCATCCTACGTTGGGGAATAATGTCATGGTTAGCGCCGGAGCCAAGGTGTTGGGCAACATCACGTTGGGCGATAACGTCAAAATCGGCGCGCAGTCGGTGGTGTTGAAGGACGTTCCTGCAAACTGCACCGTCGTTGGAGTGCCGGGGCGGATCGTGATCCGGGAAGGTCAGAAAGTAACGCGAGGCGTGGACTTGGATCAGGTCAATTTGCCTGACCCGATTATGGAGCGCTTGGAAGCCTTGCACCAGGAAATTCTCGACGTTCATCAAGAAATCCACAAATACCACAAAGAGGAAATCGAGAAAACCGTTGCGGATGCGAGAGAATAA
- a CDS encoding malic enzyme-like NAD(P)-binding protein, producing the protein MQNIPTGPSHSITIRVEINNVPGQFAKIATVIGDQGGDLGAVDIVGVKKGLMIRDLTVNTRNEQHAEDIVNAVKRVPGVKVRNVSDRVFLLHLGGKIRVENKAPLNTRDALSMAYTPGVARVCRAIAKDPSAAYNLTIKSNSVAIVTDGTAVLGLGDIGPEAAMPVMEGKAMLFKEFGGVDAYPICLKTKNPDEIVRIVEAISPGFGGVNLEDISAPRCFEIEERLKKRLDIPVFHDDQHGTAVVASAALLNALKLIGKSIAEIKIVILGVGAAGVACAKMMMKLGVRNIVGLDSKGVIYQGRKEGMNSMKEWFAENTNPERIQGSIYEAAKGADVFLGLSGPNLFPLEALQSMNDDPIVFALANPDPEIAPETALGHCRIMATGRSDYPNQINNVLCFPGIFRGALNVRASDINEEMKLAAAQAIANTIPEKELSEEYIIPSVFDRRVFKSVANAVAKAAIDSGAARRKTDDR; encoded by the coding sequence ATGCAAAATATCCCCACAGGACCCAGCCACAGCATCACCATCCGGGTGGAAATCAATAACGTTCCCGGCCAATTCGCCAAAATCGCCACCGTCATCGGCGATCAAGGGGGCGATCTCGGCGCCGTGGACATCGTCGGCGTGAAAAAAGGATTGATGATCCGCGACCTTACGGTGAATACGCGTAATGAGCAACATGCGGAAGATATCGTCAACGCGGTCAAGAGAGTTCCCGGCGTCAAAGTGCGCAACGTCTCCGACCGCGTTTTTCTTCTGCACCTCGGCGGCAAAATCCGCGTGGAAAACAAAGCGCCGCTCAATACCCGCGATGCGCTGTCGATGGCTTACACTCCCGGCGTCGCCCGCGTTTGCCGCGCTATCGCCAAAGATCCTTCCGCCGCCTATAACCTCACCATCAAATCCAATTCCGTCGCCATCGTTACCGACGGCACCGCCGTGCTGGGGCTTGGCGACATCGGCCCCGAAGCGGCTATGCCCGTCATGGAAGGCAAGGCGATGCTCTTCAAGGAATTCGGCGGCGTCGACGCCTACCCCATCTGCTTGAAGACGAAAAATCCTGACGAGATCGTCCGCATCGTGGAAGCCATCTCTCCCGGCTTCGGCGGCGTTAATCTGGAAGACATCTCCGCCCCACGCTGTTTTGAAATTGAAGAGCGTTTGAAAAAGCGGCTCGACATTCCCGTCTTCCATGACGACCAGCACGGCACCGCCGTCGTCGCCTCCGCCGCCCTTCTCAATGCGCTGAAACTCATCGGCAAGAGCATTGCGGAAATTAAAATCGTCATCCTCGGCGTAGGAGCGGCGGGCGTCGCATGCGCCAAGATGATGATGAAATTGGGCGTGCGCAACATCGTCGGTCTCGACAGCAAAGGCGTCATTTACCAAGGCCGCAAAGAAGGCATGAACTCTATGAAGGAATGGTTTGCGGAAAACACCAATCCCGAAAGGATTCAAGGCTCCATTTACGAAGCGGCGAAAGGAGCGGACGTTTTTCTCGGCCTCTCCGGGCCGAATCTTTTCCCCCTCGAGGCGCTGCAATCCATGAATGATGATCCCATCGTCTTCGCCTTAGCCAATCCCGATCCGGAAATCGCGCCGGAAACGGCGCTTGGCCACTGCCGCATCATGGCCACTGGCCGTTCCGATTATCCCAACCAGATCAATAACGTCCTCTGCTTCCCCGGCATCTTCCGCGGAGCGCTCAACGTGCGGGCCAGCGATATCAACGAAGAGATGAAACTCGCCGCCGCCCAGGCCATCGCCAACACCATCCCGGAAAAGGAATTGTCCGAAGAATACATCATTCCCAGCGTCTTCGACCGGCGCGTCTTCAAATCCGTAGCCAATGCCGTCGCCAAAGCGGCTATCGACAGCGGCGCCGCCCGCCGGAAAACGGACGATCGATAA
- a CDS encoding ATP-binding protein: MKTFASLNKNIEELAKTIPHLDRLPDEDPNLCPLCDGYGHIIDENGARACSCVRREIILSEFEDARIPERFKEEMLETFDPYKASLKALQKDIREYVENYSVSHAKGLYIYGSTGCGKTHLAVGILKALIERGINGVFYNVVDLLDAIRDTYDPQNGPNPKSLLIQQLQRQVFVLDDFGVQKATTWVADRLYALINRRYQDCKTIIITSNIRMPDLMMRVDSTLASRIIDMCKEIEIQADDFRKQRNRYQVSRKPPVRTKISAK; this comes from the coding sequence ATGAAAACATTCGCCTCGTTAAATAAAAACATTGAAGAACTGGCCAAAACGATTCCTCATCTCGATCGACTGCCGGACGAAGATCCTAACCTCTGTCCCCTCTGTGACGGTTATGGGCATATCATCGACGAGAACGGCGCCCGAGCCTGTTCCTGCGTACGGCGGGAGATCATCTTGTCGGAATTCGAAGACGCCCGCATTCCGGAACGCTTCAAAGAAGAGATGTTGGAAACTTTCGATCCTTACAAAGCTTCGCTGAAGGCTTTACAGAAGGATATCCGGGAATATGTGGAAAACTATTCCGTAAGCCACGCCAAAGGATTGTATATCTACGGCTCCACCGGCTGCGGCAAGACGCACTTGGCGGTGGGGATTTTGAAGGCGCTGATCGAGCGGGGGATCAATGGCGTCTTTTATAACGTCGTCGATCTCTTGGACGCCATCCGCGACACCTACGATCCGCAAAACGGCCCCAATCCCAAATCGCTTCTGATTCAGCAATTACAGCGTCAGGTCTTCGTGCTGGACGATTTTGGCGTTCAGAAGGCGACGACGTGGGTGGCCGACCGACTTTACGCTTTGATCAACCGGCGCTATCAGGATTGCAAAACCATCATCATCACTTCCAATATTCGTATGCCCGACCTGATGATGCGCGTTGACAGCACGCTCGCGTCTCGTATCATCGACATGTGCAAGGAAATCGAAATTCAGGCGGACGACTTCCGGAAGCAGCGCAATCGCTACCAGGTCTCCAGAAAACCGCCTGTGCGAACGAAAATAAGCGCGAAATAA
- a CDS encoding sigma-54 dependent transcriptional regulator, producing MNSTQQDTAFAPRVLVIDDEAVVSLSCQRILAPEGYAVESRQDGRLGLQEALTDAYDVILLDIVMPDIGGFEILKRIKEAGVSSEVVVITGYSTVQTAVDAMKEGAADYLSKPFTPDELRVVMKKVMERSALLRENLALRRELELQQGFEGILGGSRAMEKVFALIKRVAPTDGAALIFGESGTGKELAARAIHRLSRRNQHSFVACDCSALTPTLLESELFGHVKGSFSGAIATKKGVFEAAHHGTLFLDELANISQEIQSKLLRVLETRRVKKVGDAEEREIDIRLIAATNRDLMEMVQEGEFREDLYYRLNVVPIYLPPLRERTGDIPKLAISFLERFRKSNPIAVQGFTPEAMALMEAYRWPGNVRELKNIVERMAILCDAERIEPVHLPPELRQPAPSYAAAPLPTSWEEFKEYKRQVRDAAVQEIERRFLFQALERSQGNVSKAAEAVGMQRTNFHALMAKYGLASDSESS from the coding sequence ATGAATTCCACCCAACAAGATACGGCTTTCGCTCCGCGCGTCCTCGTTATCGACGACGAAGCGGTGGTATCCCTCAGCTGTCAGCGCATTCTCGCCCCCGAAGGCTACGCCGTCGAATCCCGCCAGGATGGGCGGCTAGGTCTTCAGGAAGCGCTGACCGACGCCTACGACGTGATTCTTCTCGACATCGTCATGCCGGACATCGGCGGCTTCGAAATTCTTAAACGAATTAAAGAGGCGGGCGTCTCTTCCGAAGTGGTCGTCATTACCGGCTATTCCACGGTGCAAACCGCCGTCGACGCCATGAAGGAAGGGGCCGCCGATTACTTGAGCAAACCTTTCACTCCCGACGAATTGCGGGTGGTGATGAAAAAAGTCATGGAGCGCTCCGCCCTCTTAAGGGAAAATCTCGCCCTGCGCCGCGAGTTGGAACTGCAACAGGGCTTCGAAGGCATTCTCGGCGGCAGCCGCGCTATGGAAAAAGTATTCGCTCTCATCAAGCGCGTCGCTCCCACGGACGGAGCGGCGTTGATTTTCGGCGAAAGCGGAACCGGCAAGGAACTGGCTGCCCGCGCCATCCATCGCCTTAGCCGCCGCAACCAGCACTCCTTCGTCGCCTGCGATTGCAGCGCGCTGACGCCCACCCTGCTGGAAAGTGAACTCTTCGGTCATGTCAAAGGCTCCTTCTCCGGCGCCATCGCCACGAAGAAGGGCGTCTTCGAAGCGGCTCATCATGGCACGCTCTTTCTCGACGAACTCGCCAACATCAGCCAGGAAATTCAAAGCAAACTGCTGCGCGTCCTCGAAACCCGCCGCGTCAAGAAAGTCGGCGACGCCGAAGAGCGCGAAATCGACATCCGCCTCATCGCCGCCACCAACCGCGACTTGATGGAAATGGTTCAGGAAGGAGAATTCCGCGAAGACCTCTATTACCGCCTTAACGTCGTCCCCATCTATCTCCCCCCGCTGCGGGAACGAACCGGCGACATCCCCAAACTGGCCATCAGTTTTTTGGAACGCTTCCGTAAATCCAATCCCATCGCCGTCCAAGGCTTCACCCCGGAAGCGATGGCCCTAATGGAAGCCTATCGCTGGCCCGGCAACGTCCGCGAATTGAAGAATATTGTCGAGCGCATGGCTATCCTCTGCGACGCCGAACGCATCGAACCGGTTCATCTGCCGCCCGAACTGCGCCAACCAGCTCCTTCCTACGCCGCAGCGCCTTTACCCACATCCTGGGAGGAATTCAAAGAATATAAGCGCCAGGTCCGCGACGCCGCCGTGCAGGAAATCGAACGCCGATTTCTATTCCAGGCGCTGGAACGCTCTCAAGGCAACGTCAGCAAAGCGGCGGAAGCGGTCGGAATGCAGCGCACCAATTTTCACGCCCTCATGGCTAAATACGGCCTCGCCTCGGACTCGGAATCCAGCTAA